tcctccaccTTCTCAAACGTCGAACAAAACACGCCCCAGAGCAGGCTCTCGTGCCCACCCGCCTAATGCCACCCGAGAAAGCATCACCCGTACCCTTCTCGATGCTTTACGCTGTATGCTTGAGACAGCTTCCACCGCCCATCTTATCTTTGATAAGCGCAAAGTTACAGAGGACAACGGGAAGGCAAACGAGAATGGTGAGAGCATGCTTGATGAGATGATCCGTCTTGTTCAGAAAGGCGAAGCTGTCCCAACTGCGACCACCACTGCATCTCATCCTATTCCTCATAAACGGAACTCTGGTTCTAGCACCACTGCCGACACACATCAACGTCGCACATCTCGATTGGTGTCCATCTCACTCCCCATGCCCCCAGCTACCTCTACTTCAGCACTCTCTCGGCCACCCGTATCGACACCTGAGATCTTATCTCATCTCCCAGCCTCTCAAATCCTTCTTAGACATTTACCAACTGAGATCACAGGCTTCACTCCCTTTATCACCGTTTCTGCGCCACCACATCTGTCTGAAGCGCTCAAGGCCTGGCAGGCCGAATGTGTGGGGGTTTTGAAAGCTGCCTTGCCTGGCTGGCTAGAGGGTTTGAAGAATGTATCAGACGTATGGTATGTAAGAGGATCTCTTATAGACCTTTTGGAGAAACAAAAGCAGGCACAGGCGTCAACCCCCGGcgaaaaggaaaagatggtTCAAGACgagctggaggaagaaTGGAGTCGCCGAATCAAGGCTATTTGGGATGAGAAGCTTTCAGGTGTAGTGAATGATGTCGAGCGTCTAGTAAAAGAGGGGGTGAAAAAAGTATACAGGAAGGACGACGAGAAGCACCCTGAGGGGTTATTATTCACCGACCTCGCTTTACCATTCGAGAACACTTCATTCATTCTTTCATCCGCATCCTCAATATCAGATTCACCTCTATCCACCAGCGTAGCCACAAACTTAAATAAAACCGATCCCTTTGCAACATTCCGTGCTGCCATCCAGAAGCGTGTAGCCCGTCGAACACCTGTCTTGGACGAAactctctccttccttgAAGCGAGCGCAAAAAGTATAAAGCAAGATAATCTCTTATACTCCTCCCCTTCcgcatcttcttcctctgctgGGAAGGGTCTGTCGGAAGAACTTTACAAGGCTTATGGGGAAAAGGTCAAAGGCATACTGGATGAGTTGGTGGAGAAGCTGGATGCCGTCCTTGGTAATGTTGAAGAGATAGTTTCAACGACTGCGGCTGAGGACGGAGGAGAAGATCAAGGGAAAGGgagggagaaagagaaggaagtGGAAGGAGAGGTGTATGTTGGACGGGTAGCGTTGTATCTCGCGAAGAAGAGCACATTCGTACATGACCTCTCCGGAGTGAATTTTCCAGGTAAGTAATTCTTTCCGTGAATTTTTTACACATTTCTCATCCCTCTTTTTTTACGCACAGGTGCTACCTCCTACATGGACGATAACGTTGCATCCGCTCTACTTGAGATCCATACTAAATCAACTAAAAAATGGAAGGCAGCTGCCATTCGTGAGGCGCTCAAGGAGCTCAATCCTTTATTTAGCGAGTACAGAGGTTCACAGGAAATTAGGGCTAATTGGCAAGGTACGATTCCGCATTTCATGGCTTTGTGCTATCACTGAACAAGCGATATGGCTTCTCTAGGTGCATACCCGACAACTCCCTCTGGGGAAATCATGGTCGCACTCCAAACACTTTGTGACGCTTCAAAAGCACTTGGTATCCCACCCTCCCCCATTTCCTCAGGTAAGAGTGAAGATATCAAAAAGGAAGGGGGTGTGGTAGAGGATTTGGTAAAGAGTTTTGTACGAGAGGTGAGAGAGTTGAAGGGGTGGGAGAGGATGTTGATTTgggagggagagggggAAAAGAGTGAGCGGATGGAAGAGATaagggaagggaaggaggaagaaaagaaggaggaaaagatgAATGATAAGAGACAGGAAACGGAAACGGATGAgcaagaaaagaaagaaggggaggaagagaatatacagaaaagggaaaaggacGAGAAAGAAGAGTCACAATTCCGACTCCGTAAACCATCTAGCCAACCTTCCGAAGGCCCTGAAGCCCTTCTCCAAAGTATCCTTGACCTGTCCTTCCTCGACCTCGTCGCCAATCAACCGGATCACAGTTCCACCTTCGTTTCCAAAATCCCTGCTGAGCACGTCGAATTTAAAGAAAAGTTCCACATAGTTCTTGGAGAATCTTTGAAGAGGGTGCAACTCCTCATCTATGCCCTTGTCGCGCGTCTTCCTGCTTCCGCCATCTCTTCGTCCTCAGAGccatcaacaacaagatCAGAGGCCAG
This DNA window, taken from Cryptococcus gattii WM276 chromosome C, complete sequence, encodes the following:
- a CDS encoding uncharacterized protein (Similar to TIGR gene model, INSD accession AAW42615.1) codes for the protein MSTKGFSVGPVHYPSAPGFPLPQSPSSSFRSNHIPSYSIPPPPVPDFSRQVSNKILYTPSIAPSVTGTSTGTALGSASESRRKRREKEANGRSTINKEDWAEIEPDEVFRRLQVREVKRVETKMRSEALNKQSELRAMVGARYRDLLTSATQITSLRSSSLRLSENLKQIVQSCQNPELAAENDAEDDSVQSQGEEFVQMLPAASHMKLLLDAPEALYAYLSHGAYLSAAFLWLIARVVKEGLVNMPEDASGLYLPLMQKQWESITPLRNQISQRATSSLRVWEKAEPRTTCETLLSVILLDNLPLSEALTLLLSQRSKALREILHHPPPSQTSNKTRPRAGSRAHPPNATRESITRTLLDALRCMLETASTAHLIFDKRKVTEDNGKANENGESMLDEMIRLVQKGEAVPTATTTASHPIPHKRNSGSSTTADTHQRRTSRLVSISLPMPPATSTSALSRPPVSTPEILSHLPASQILLRHLPTEITGFTPFITVSAPPHLSEALKAWQAECVGVLKAALPGWLEGLKNVSDVWYVRGSLIDLLEKQKQAQASTPGEKEKMVQDELEEEWSRRIKAIWDEKLSGVVNDVERLVKEGVKKVYRKDDEKHPEGLLFTDLALPFENTSFILSSASSISDSPLSTSVATNLNKTDPFATFRAAIQKRVARRTPVLDETLSFLEASAKSIKQDNLLYSSPSASSSSAGKGLSEELYKAYGEKVKGILDELVEKLDAVLGNVEEIVSTTAAEDGGEDQGKGREKEKEVEGEVYVGRVALYLAKKSTFVHDLSGVNFPGATSYMDDNVASALLEIHTKSTKKWKAAAIREALKELNPLFSEYRGSQEIRANWQGKSEDIKKEGGVVEDLVKSFVREVRELKGWERMLIWEGEGEKSERMEEIREGKEEEKKEEKMNDKRQETETDEQEKKEGEEENIQKREKDEKEESQFRLRKPSSQPSEGPEALLQSILDLSFLDLVANQPDHSSTFVSKIPAEHVEFKEKFHIVLGESLKRVQLLIYALVARLPASAISSSSEPSTTRSEARVGYHHNSYDNNRNLLRFGPPENNKPGATAEFRSPLVVAKPGKRMGLLNIDD